The Gopherus flavomarginatus isolate rGopFla2 chromosome 4, rGopFla2.mat.asm, whole genome shotgun sequence genomic interval TCTCGAGTGGGGATCTGAGGAAGTACCCGTGGCCGGGGCGTGGGGGAAAGCGCTATATTCAGGCGGGCTGCTGCGGGTAAGAGGCTGCCCTTGCTGGCCCCTCTTTTCTAGAGTAAAACCCCTGTGTACTTGGAGGGAACAGAGACACTAAGAAAAACTGAGCCCGGAGAGAAACGAACAAGGTTCGTCTTTATCCAGCGCCTGGCGAGCTCTCCCCCGGTACCTGCGGGCACCCTGGGTAAAGCATTGGGATCTTTCAGGTGTTTATGCTCAAGTCGGTTCGAGAGATTTTCTCTTTTCAAGACCGAGACGCATCCAGGCAGACATCGGGCTCAAGCCAGAGGGAACCCCGCTGGGCTAATCTGTGCAGAGCTGCTGGTTTAATAAGATCACCCCCAGGCTGGGATCTGAGTGGGCAGAGGAGGATCTGATACCTTTTTGTTCCTCACTCACCACGGCTTGTCCCTTCGGGGACTGAGATCTCCGCTCTCTATTTTCCTCCGCAGTCTTATTCCCACGCGGCGTTTTTTACTCATCCCCTACAAAAACAACACTGGATTCAAATCGAATCGCTGCGGCTTTTCTGGGAGTTGTTTGGGGCTCCTTGTGGTGGTGACTGTCCGTGTTCGTGCTCTTAAATCCTAACTCTGCAGCGCTGGCTTGAGTTCCCGAATCGGACGCTCGTTATCCATCGCCTGGAGGCTTCTCAGTGACTTTCTGGGGGTTTCTTTTCTTACGGCTTCAACGAAACCGAAAAGCTTTAGTCTCTTTGGTGAGAGACGCTGGTCGGGGAACcgggggagagaggaaagggtGGGGTTTACACGCCTCGGGGGAGGCCGGATCTCCGCTATAACGCCTGGCGGCATAGAAGTGAAACGGAGCCTTTGCCACAGCGCGCCCTGGCCCCCGCAGACCAGGGAAGTAGGAAGCCGGGGCCCCTAGGCAGAAATGCGCCCCCCTCCCCAGTACAAGCAGCTACTTACAGGAGAGGGTCTCGGGGTGGGGGCTAGTCTCGCTCGCCTCTGGATTTTGATACTTTGAGCTAATTTGGAAGTCCCCCGCCGCTGCCATCAAACGATGCTTAAGAGCCCCAAGGACGCATAAATTAGGCGCCTCTACAATGGCAGAGGAGAGTCCTCCTAACCTCGTCTCCTAAGCTCCCTTTGGTGCTTGTGCGAGGaagactgggtggggaggggaccaaCCCACGGGCTCTTTCCCGGGGCGGGGGAGACAGCGAGCTGGGGGTTCCCAGTCGCCCTCGGACCGCCCCGCCGGAGCCCAGCGCTGCGCGGCGACCTGGCCCGGCGCGCAGGGGCCGAAGCGGGGCACAAGGCGCTGGGCGCAGTGGAGAGCGAACTGGATTTCCGCCCCTGGGCACTGCCGGTTGTTGGCTCCTTGGGGCTGTCGCTCCGCCCCCCAGTGTCTGTCGTAAACCTGGCGCCGGACTAAAATAAACCCGAGATAAGAGAGCTCAGGGCTcgcctccctcctccttcctcctgcgCGGAGAGCGCTCGGCGCGCTCCGGAGCCCCCCTCTCTTGGCGCAGCCAGCCGGCCGGAGGGGAGCCGGCAGCCGCCCCGGGCTGagcccccccgagctcccccgcTGCTCGGCGGCCGAGCCATGTCGCTGAGCCCCAAGCACACGACGCCCTTCTCCGTCACCGACATCCTGAGCCCCATGGAGGAGAGCTACAAGAAGTTCGGGGCGCTGGAGGGCGCCGGGCACCTGGGCTCCCCGCTGGGGGCTTATCGCCAGGCGCAGGGCGCGCAGGCGGCCCCGGCCATGCAGCAACACGCCATAAGCGGCCACAACGGGGCGGCGGCCGGCGCCTACCACATGCCGCACGGCGTCTCCCAGTTCACCCACAGCGCCGTGGGGGGCTACTGCAACGGGGGGCTCGGCAACATGGGCGAGCTGCCCGCCTACCCCGACAGCATGCGGAACAGCGCGGCCGCCGCCGCCAGCGGCTGGTACGGGGCCAACCCGGACCCCAGGTACTCCACAAGTAAGTGGGGCGCAGGGGGGAGCCGGGGACGCCGGGCTGGGGGGGCTTTgccgggagggagagaggaagggcagAAGGTTGGAGGCTCTGGGTACCCCACAGCCCCCAGACTGAGACTTTCTTGGCTTGGGGAAGCAACAGGTCCTTACCCCAAATCAGGCGCGGTCGGTATTGACTAGAGAAACGGGGGAtagatgatagatagatagatagatagagtgtgtgtagggatggatggatagatagatagatatagggatggatggatggagtgtgtggggggatggatggatggatagatagatatagggatggatagatggggtgggtgtagtgtgtgtggggatggatggatggatagatagataaacagggatggatagatggatggagtgtgtgtggggatggatggatggatagatagatagatagatatagggatggatagatggggtggatggagtgtgggggatagatagatgaatggatggatggagtgTGTTGGGGGATAGATAgagtgtgggggggtggatggatggatagatagatatagggatggatagatggggtgggtgtagtgtgtgtggggatggatggatggatagatagatatagggaTGGATAGAAGGGGTGGATGGAGTGTGGAGGATAGAtagatgaatggatggatggagtgTGTTGGGGGATAGATagagtgtgggggggatggatggatggatagatagatatagggatggatagatggggtggatggagtgtgtggggggatggatggatggatagatagatagatatagggatggatagatggggtggatggagtgtgtgtggggatggatggatggatagatagatatagggatagatagatggggtggatggagtgtgtgtggggatggatggatggatagatagatatagggatggatagaaggggtggatggagtgtgtgtggggatggatggatggatagatagacggatggatagatggggtggatggagtgtgggggatagatagatggatggagtGTGTTGGGGGATAGATagagtgtgggggggatggatggatggatagatagatatagggatggatagatggggtggatggagtgtgtgtggggatggatggatggatagatagatagatatagggatggatagatggggtggatggagtgtgtgtggggatggatggatggatggatggatagatagatatagggatggatagatggggtggatggagtgagtgtggggatggatggatagatatagGGAcggatagatggggtggatggatagatataGGGAcggatagatggggtggatggagtgagtgtggggatggatggatagatatagGGACGGATagatgggatggatggatagatatagggatggatagatggatggagtgtgtggggggatggatggatggatagatatagggatggatagatggggtggatggagtgtgtgtggggatggatggatagatatagGGACGGATagatgggatggatggatagatatagggatggatagatggggtggatggagtgagtgtggggatggatggatagatatagggatggatagatgggatggatggatagatatagggatggatagatggggtggatggagtgagtgtggggatggatggatagatatagGGACGGATagatgggatggatggatagatatagGGAcggatagatggggtggatggagtgTGTGtgcggatggatggatggatagatagatatagggatggatagatggatggagtgtgtggggggatggatggatagatatagggatggatagatggggtggatggagtgAGTGTGGGGATGGATGTATAGATatagggatggatagatgggatggatggatagatatagggatggatagatggggtggatggagtgagtgtggggatggatggatagatatagGGACGGATagatgggatggatggatagatatagggatggatagatggggtggatgaggCTAGCTATTTAGATCACTAGAGGTGTATGGGGCTAGACAGACGGGGTCTGTGGGACAGACAGACGCGCTGTGTGGGGATTAGATACAGCTGTTTCCCGTGCCCTGCGGCACCCCACGCCCTTGCGAGCCAGCCGAGGTTTCAGACCCGGTGGCGGGGGGCaggtcctccccccaccccaggcccgtGCGCTGCATTCGCTGACttgccctccccagcagaggcagaggcagagccgGGGCTCGCTGCTCCCGTCGGGCCGGCCTAGCTCTCAGCCTCCCTTCTGCTCAGTCTCCAGGTTCATGGGGCCCTCGGCCGGGATGAACATGGCAGGCATGGGCACCCTGAGCGGGATCGCCGAGGCGGCCAAGACCCTGGCCCCTCTCCACGCGGCGCCCCGGCGGAAGCGGAGGGTGCTCTTCTCCCAGGCGCAGGTCTACGAGCTGGAGAGGCGCTTTAAGCAGCAGAAGTACCTGTCGGCGCCGGAGCGGGAGCACCTGGCCAGTATGATCCACCTCACCCCGACGCAGGTCAAGATCTGGTTCCAGAATCACCGCTACAAGATGAAGCGGCAGGCGAAGGATAAGgccacgcagcagctccagcaggagACCAGCCTGTGCCAGCAGCAGCCCTCCCCGCGGCGGGTGGCCGTGCCGGTGCTGGTGAAGGACGGGAAACCCTGCCCGGGCAACCTCGGCAGCACCCCGGCTGCGCCCAACCAGCCGGCGCCCCAGGGCGCCTCCAGCGGGGGGCTCCCGGCGTCCAGCAGCGCCGCGCACCAGCACCAGAGCCAGCAGGTCAGCTCGCTGAGCCAGGCCCCGGAGCTGGAGGAGATGTcgcccagccccccttccctccaCAGCCAGGTCGGCGGCATGGCCCAGATGGACACGGCCAACGTCGATTACAGCAGCAGCCTGGTCAACCCCAACCTGCTCTACAGCAGGACGTGGTAACGCGGCAGGGGGGCCGGCCTGGGACTGCCTGGGGAGCGGGCCAGGCGCACCCCCCGCCGCCACCCACCCCAACAGCGCTGGCGCCTGCGGCTTTCTTCCCTGCGAGGCCGCCCCCGGAGGGAAAGATCTGAGCGCCTTCCTCCGCTCTCGTTGTCGTGGTCGAGTTTATTTTCTATGATTAATCATTAAgtattatgatgatgattccctTTTTCTAAAGACTCGAATTGCAACCGGGTCTCTGACTCCGAGCTGCCAACGCGGCGGCAGAGCGTGTGCGAGCCGGCGCGGACTTCTTCGGTGGCGCTGAAAGGCCGATCCGAAGTCTCGCCTATgtaggggccgggggagggggagacagaacTAAAACAACCCCACAAAAAACCCCTCGTTGCTCTAGGCCACTGCCCTGGTGCAGGTGAGGACTTCCCTCCTGAGCGTCTGTCTTCGACTCTGGTGTGATGCACCAGTAACCACAGTAAAAGCTGACGCAGCAGATTGACAAGAGTTAGTGTTTCCCACCGTAAAGTctccgattttttttttttttaggctagTTCAAAAATACAAACCCCCAGTCGGTTGGTGTCTCTATCTTCTAAACCAATTGAAAGCGAACAATAAAGCGTTTGAAGTGCAACTTATCTGGTAGAATTAATTTTATAAGGGTGCCCCTTAAGTGCAATTTCATTATTATTTGATTGAAAGTAAATTGAATTGTAACTCAAGGTCGATGAGCAGACAGCAATGTTAGCTGAGAACAGTTACTGCCATTTAGGTGACAGGGAAAGAAAAGCGACGGTAACAATCAGCTGGAAAAAAAAGACTTGTATTATACCCGCTGAGGATATTTTTACAGAAGAGCTTTTGAACTTTGAtgctcagatttaaaaaaaagtttttattgttgttattattattattattatttaataaggACTTGGATGTATGTTGACAAACCAACCACCCCTCTCACTACGTGTAATATGTGACCCGTCCCAACGGTGAAAGTTACATTAGACCTGATGAAATAAAGAAACTCAGAAAAATTCCTCCAAAATGTGTGACCTGCTCTTGGTATCGCAGTAGAATTTTACCCGAAGCTAAATATTGTTAGTAGAAAGCACTGAAGTATTGCCAGCTAGGAACGAGGGGGAAATGAAGAAAGATCAGGAACCTGAAATGCACAGCAGCCAAACCCTGAAAATGACATCGGTTAGGTAGAATGCGAAATATTATGCCGGCTCTTGACAATTAAAAAATCAAGGAAAATAAATTACAACAACGTGTTTTCTTCCTCACGTCTCTTCCcgactacaaaaaaaaaagaaaagaaaaagaatacaAAGAAACTGAATAAACCATAGACTTTCAGCAATTTTTTATAATATAAGAAATCGCGGTTGCtcacaaaaaaattgttttaattgtaCAAAAGACGTTTTTGCCTCGTAATATTAGCAAATTTTGTTCCTAACTGATCTTTAACTGTCACTTCAGAGAaccataaatatttttttctctctaagAAGTGAAGGCGATTCTGTTACTTTATGTTAGGTGGGTCTACTTAGGGATTTTATTTGATCTTCTATTTACACACTAGTATGTTTTGGGTGTTCGATGTGAAAACTCAAGTTGCAGAATGATTTAATTAAATACATCATGCCTGGAGTTAAATACACTCAGAGCAATTTGTTATTTAATTAATGCAAATAAATGGAATATCAGTACCAAAGGTGTGCTCTATAAATTATCAGAACAAAGCAGTGAAATCCATTCTCCACCGAAGAGAGAGAACCTCAGCATCAGAGATTTTATAGCTTATGATGTTTTTACTGAATGTTTTTGGTCTATTTTGAATCGCCTTGGATATTTGGGGGCGCGGAGGGGAGGTGGTGGTTTGGCTTACATATTTTTGATGTAATATTTTAACTGCATTTTTATCAGCTGctttttttctcttaaatatttttggtCTAAATTTTATAGCTAAGAGATTTTATAATCTGCTTCGCGCTCCCTCCCCTTTAaataatttggatataacatcCTAAATGAGTATCCAAACGGATACTTTTAAACATTTAGAACAAGTTATTTTGTGATTTGATCGCGaatatttaaaaaagaagtaATTTTTGGATTCCTCTGGAGGTACGCAAAAAATCAAACTGAGGAATAAATGCCCCGTACTATAGACCCATAGAATGAtctctgaaaatatatatatctatacaTACAACTGGATACCAACGAAGGATTTGCAAATAACATAAAGGTGTATGCCTGGGAATGCAGTGAAAGGATATGGAAAATGCTTGTTATTTTGATCAATGTACTTACTATGCGCTTCCGGGACAGAACATTCATTTCAGAATTTTTTCTTTAATATCTGATGGTACTATTTCAATGTAAGATACTTATGATTTATTTGACAAGGaagatgcattttttaaaaatgtctgggGAAATAGATTAGGTAGATACAGACATATAATCCGTTCATTTTGCAAGCCTGATTTTTTCCCTCTTGgaacaaaaatctttttttacATAAAGAAATgcggtggagaaagggagcagATTGAAACCTTTAGGAGATTGTGACCTTTTACAACATTTCCCGGGTAGACTAGAAACGGCAGGACTTTACTATAACGGAGAAAAGAGAcggcagaaacaaacaaacaatctgttgTCACCATGCTATGGGGTGATTACGCATTATGTTTCGTTTGCAGCTTCCAGTGAAATAAGaaggaaatataaatataaagcgaTAACCTTTTCTCTACATATCACAGAGGGGAAATAGGGTTAGGTACAAACGTCAGTTATGGGTTTGTGTATATGCATGCACACACGCCGCATATTCTGATTCGGTGCTTAGATAGATAGATTGAGTGGACTGTGTCTGTCTATCATCCCTGAAATGTATACGATCGAATCAGGGCTGTGTGTACTTTCTAGCAGAGACAAAGGTGGGcgaagtaatatttttttaattggcccaacttctgctggcggaagagacaagctttccagctcgCACAGGGCTCTTGTGCGGAGCCTGGAGAAATTGGCCCAATgaatgacctcacccaccttgtaacGTACGGGTAACGCGGCTGTCTAAAAGTTAGCAACCCCCTGGTCAGGGGCAGGGAGCTTCCCCCTTCCCGGCCTTTAAGCTGCGTTGTCTGATCCGGCGCCAGCGGGATTCCTTTTGCACTGGGGCTTCCCAGGCCCTTAGTCCGAGTCCAAACGCGCGGCCTGGGTGCAGCTCGTTAGCCGGAGAGGAGGAGCCAAGCGGGAAAGGGGCCAAGCGGCACTAAGCCCCCCTGGACGTTTAGGGGGCCCAGCGGCGGCTCAGAGGCTTTCTTGGGCTCCGGCCGGCTCAGAGAGGGGCTCACTGGCTCCAGCTGAGCTCTGGAAAGAGCCTGCAAGTTCACGCGGCGAGCGGGCAGGTGCGCGTGAAACAGACAAGACCCCGCGGTGCCACCCGCCCGCCCTCTTTTGTCTTGGCTGCGCCCTGCGCGCTCGGGGCCAGGGCAGAGCGACGTGCCTGGCTCTCTGCTGCGAGTCCCTCCTCGCGCCGGGTTAGGGGGTTTAACCACGGGTGTTAGAGAGGCGATGCCCAGCCACCACGGGCGGAAGCGCTCGCCCCCGGGCCGAAATGCAGCTCGGTGTGGGAGCGAGAGAAGCCCCAGGTGGGACTGACTAGAGGGCAAAGCCAAATCTGGATTTGGAGATCGGACGTTTTGCTCAATTGCTAATTGGCCCTGGTCTCTGTTTTCCTTTCGGAGGGACGCAGCCGGCTCTTACGCCCTGTGCTCTACCCCTCCTGTAAGGAAGTCACGGGGAGATTTGGGTCCATCACGGCCGTGGCCTTACCCCCCACGAGGTATGTCCTAGCGCGCGTGGGTGCCCGGAGGCCACACGTTGGTTAGTTGCTACGTGCTGTGTCCAGCCAGGCAAGGGGGACCCGGCTGCTGCCAGGCCTGGCCAAGCGGTTATGATCGATCGGGAGTAGCTGGCTGCAGAGGAAAGGAcagtgccccccagcccctctcggCTCCCAGGGACTGGTCCTGCCTAGTCTCTACTTTAAAGGACTTTTTTAAACCACAGACAGGCCCCACCGTGGCATCAGGTGGAAGCCAGAGGACTGTGAGGTCAGTGGCAGGACTCCCCCCGGCTGGGCGAGGAGAGGATGCGATTTCCAGCAGGCACCGAGAGTGTTCATCCTGCAAAGGTGATCGGCGCTGGCTCCCTGGGGGGGGTCCCAGCGAGCATTGCCCTCAGGCTGTTCCCGCAGAGAGCTTCCCCCAGAACAGGCCATTTGCGGAAATAATTACATGGCAGCAAACGGTTTTTAGAGGAAGGCAGGGAGCTAGGCAGGTCCCGGGAGCCCCGCAGCGGAGCCTTCCCCCGCCCGGTGTGAACCATCCAGCTCCGTTTAAACCAAAACGGCGGTTTACACTAGCCCCATCCGGCCCcgctgggagtgcaggggagcTTTTCCCGCTGACTTCAGTGGCTC includes:
- the NKX2-4 gene encoding homeobox protein Nkx-2.4; translated protein: MSLSPKHTTPFSVTDILSPMEESYKKFGALEGAGHLGSPLGAYRQAQGAQAAPAMQQHAISGHNGAAAGAYHMPHGVSQFTHSAVGGYCNGGLGNMGELPAYPDSMRNSAAAAASGWYGANPDPRYSTISRFMGPSAGMNMAGMGTLSGIAEAAKTLAPLHAAPRRKRRVLFSQAQVYELERRFKQQKYLSAPEREHLASMIHLTPTQVKIWFQNHRYKMKRQAKDKATQQLQQETSLCQQQPSPRRVAVPVLVKDGKPCPGNLGSTPAAPNQPAPQGAPELEEMSPSPPSLHSQVGGMAQMDTANVDYSSSLVNPNLLYSRTW